The genomic region CGCCCTCAAAACACAGATACGACCCACCCAGCATCAGCAACGGAGAGATCAACCAGGGGGCAAAATTGACCAGCAGCAAGCCGATGGGTAGCAGGAACAGCAGTTTGTTCTTTAGCGAGCCCTTGGTGATCTTCCAGATCACCGGCAACTCGCGGCTGGCGGCAAAACCATGCAGGTATTTTGGGGTCACGGCGGCGTCGTCGATCAGCGCACCGGCAGCCTTTGAACCAGCCTTCAAAGCCTGCGCCGCCACATCGTCGATCGAGGCCGCCGCCACCTTGGCAATTCCAGCCACATCATCCAGCAGTGCCAGCAATCCGCTCATCGCAAGTCCCTCTCAGCCTGTCATTATGCGGGCCAATCTAACCGATACCACCGGTGGCACAAGCGTTAGCGCAATCGCCTTTTGTGTTACCGCCACCAGTCAATTTCCGTTATCGTTAACATGAGTATTTTGCGCTAACAGTATGGATTTATATCCGTTTTCTCCCTTTCGAACTGACCGGCACCGCATTATATCCTGCTTAAGGATTGCTCGCTTGGAGAGATACACATGACCATCAAAGTCGGGATCAATGGATTTGGCCGTATTGGCCGCTGCACCCTGTCACATATCGCTGCTTCGGGTCGTGATGACATCGAAGTGGTCAAGGTGAATGCCACCGGCCCGCTGGAAACTGCGGCCCACCTGATCAAATATGATTCTGTGCACGGCCGTTTTCCAGGCGAAGTGACCATCGGCGACGGCACCATGAACCTGGGTCGCGGCGACATGCAGATGTACTCCACCTATGACATGAACGCATTGGACTGGGACGGCTGCGATATTGTTCTGGAATGTACTGGCAAGTTCAACGACGGCAACCTGGCCAAGGTGCACCTGGAGCGGGGCGCCAAGCGGGTGTTGCTTTCAGCGCCGGGCAAAAACATCGACAGAACCATTGTCTATGGCGTCAATGATCATGAGCTTCGCGCCACCGACACCATGATTTCAAACGGCTCCTGCACCACCAACTGTCTGGCGCCACTGGCCAAAGTGCTGGACGAAGGCATCGGCATTGAACATGGCATCATGACCACGATCCACGCCTACACCGGCGACCAACCGACCCTGGATCGCCGCCATGATGACCTGTACCGCTCCCGCGCGGCTGGCATGTCGATGATCCCGACCTCAACCGGCGCCGCCATTGCCCTGGGCGAGGTTCTGCCCAATCTAAAGGGCCGTCTGGACGGCTCTGCCATCCGGGTGCCGACGCCAAATGTATCGGCGGTGGACCTGACTTTCTATGCCTCACGGGATGTGACCGTGGACGAGGTCAATTCAATCGTCGCCGAGGCCGCAAGAGGCCCGATGAAAGGCGTTCTGGGCTACGAGCCGGCGCCTTTGGTGTCGACCGACTTCA from Parasedimentitalea psychrophila harbors:
- the gap gene encoding type I glyceraldehyde-3-phosphate dehydrogenase, with protein sequence MTIKVGINGFGRIGRCTLSHIAASGRDDIEVVKVNATGPLETAAHLIKYDSVHGRFPGEVTIGDGTMNLGRGDMQMYSTYDMNALDWDGCDIVLECTGKFNDGNLAKVHLERGAKRVLLSAPGKNIDRTIVYGVNDHELRATDTMISNGSCTTNCLAPLAKVLDEGIGIEHGIMTTIHAYTGDQPTLDRRHDDLYRSRAAGMSMIPTSTGAAIALGEVLPNLKGRLDGSAIRVPTPNVSAVDLTFYASRDVTVDEVNSIVAEAARGPMKGVLGYEPAPLVSTDFNHSPESSIFAPDQTRVVGGRMVRVLAWYDNEWGFSVRMADVACAMGRLSALSKAA